ggcccccTTAATCCACTTTCTCCCTTGGCCCTAATGGACTTGGGGAACCTGGAGTTGGGTTTCTCTTCCACATAAGAAGATACTctgggtctggggatatagctcagttggtagaatgcttgccttgcatgcacaaggccctgggctcgatccccagcaccaaaaaacaaaacaagatactCTGAtcaggctggggtgtggctcatctttgcctagcatgtgcaagggcctagGTTCCATCCCTAACACCACAAGGGAGTGAGGGGAAGGTACTCTAATCTTTAACATGCCTTCTCAAATGACTTTTACAGATCTCTATCACCTCCTCCCAGCTGCctggtctttttttctttctttctttctttcttcttcttcttttttttttttttgtaacagggatcgaatccaggggcatttaaccactgaactacagtttatattttacttagagacagggtctatcTAAAtttttaggaccttgctaaattgctgaagctggccttgaactttcaatcctcctgcctcagcctactgagcccctgggattacaggcttctGCCTAGCCTTGCTGCCTGCTCTTGTATTGGAGCATTTCACCTGACCTTACCACTTCCAGGATGGAAACTTCCTGCAGACAAGGCCCTGAGTTGAATTTTCTTTAGGGCCCTAACATCCATTCCACACAGGTGCAGGGGCAGGCAGTGAGTGTCCGAGTGATTGACAGTGGAGCTAAGGTCATATTCATGCGTGAACATGAATGTGTGTATCCACTTACCTTCCCCATGCTCATCTGTGTATTGGAAGGCCTGGACCAGCCGCAAAGCCTCATCCACAGAGCGCCCCACGGGCAAATCATTAACAGTGATCTGGCGAAGGACTCCCTTGCCATCAATGATGAAGAGGCCCCTGAGGACATGATGGTTCATGATAAGGAGCTGGGAGCTCCCACTTCGAGGGCCAGGGAAGGGAACGCCATCCCACTGCCTGGTCATCTTGGGGACAGGGCTGGTGGTCGGGTCATCCTGGGGACAGGGCTCCCAGAAGTGGATTGTGCATCCCCTCCATACCTGTAGGCAATGCCCTCATCGCTTTTCAGCACGCCATAATTATGGGACAAGCTTCTGGTCACGTCAGCAAGCAGGGGGATGTTCAGGGGGCCCAAGCCTCCTTCCTTCCGCGGGGTGTTGATCCTGGAGATAGGGGAGACCGGGTTGGGACCTCAGGATGTCTGACAAAGCAGGGTCCTCACCCTATGAGCCTGAGAGTGATAAGGGTTGGAGTGGGAGTGCTGGAAACCACAGATAAGGGGCCTCAGAGCAGGTCCTGCAAGCCCCACCCGCCCCACCCTGGAGGTGTAGGGGCTATATCCCCATAGCTGGGACAAGAATCCTGCCATGTCCAGCCAAGTGGCTTCATATGGCTGGAGCAGTAGCAGTAGAGAGCTAATGTCAGAGTCCCCATCCTCCTCTCGGTCTGTGTCCTGGGGCCCAGCCCTTCACTTGGTGAACTGGAGTTTCCACCTTCATGAAATAGGACAATACAGCCTGTCTTCTGAGAACTGAGAGAGATAAAGCATCTGCAACTTCACGGGCCATGCATCTAGCTGCCAAATGTTAATTACTGTCATCATCCATCCTTAAGGACTTAGGAGTCATTGTTTCCATTCTTTTCTAGATGAGGAAAGGGAGGCCACAGGCTTGGCTCTACGGTATGAGCTTAGCTGCATCCTCCCTCCCTGGTCCCTGCTCCTACCAAGCCAAGTGGGTGAACTGAGAGTCGACAGAGACACCCAGCACCTCGCAGCCCAGCTTGCGGAAGTCCTCAGCATGTTCGCTGAAAGCGATGATCTCCGTGGGGCACACAAAAGTGAAGTCCAGTGGGTAGAAAAAGAGGACCACGTACTTCCCTGGGGTCGAGGGAAACAGATGAGAAATTAGGACCCAGCCTCTCTGATCCGTGGGCCCCGCCCCCACCTGGACCCCCCGCCAGGCCGTCTCACCTCTGTAGTCAGAGAGCTTGACCTCCTTGAAGGCACCATCCACCACCGCGGTGGCTGTGAAGTCAGGGGCGGGCTTTCCGATGTGCGCGTTTCCAGAGGCCATGACTGAAAGCCAAGACCCGCGCCGATCAGTGCACAAGGGAAGACCCTTTGTCCTCCCTTTCCAAGGTCACACTGCGTGCTGGGCCCAGTTACAGAGACAGAGCAGAGGAGGCCGCGGCGCTCATACTCACCCTCCCCGCTGCCGGTTCTACAAGGCCAGGAGGCTGCCGGAGACCCGCCCCCTTAAGCAGAATAAAAGTGGCAGGGCCACTGTCCCTAGGCCCCACCAGTGAATGAGCCTGAGCGCGGTGGCGCAAGCCCCGGTCCAGAGGAGATGTCGAGAACCTCTGGAGCAGGGTGTGGGGAGCCCGGCTATCGGGCCGTACTCCAAGTctggggcctcagtttccctcgcAAGGACAAAGGCAGCCACTATGGCGGATGGAAAACAAAGGCGGCCAGCAGGGAGGTCCTGATAGGGCCAGAACTCAGGAAGGGGGCTCACCCCCATTCAGATGTACACCAAGTGTCCATACCTGCGTGTGCAAGAGACGGACACGCTGAAGAACAGACGCACCGACTCGAGTTCTCAAAGCCAAGTGTGCCCTGGGCCGCGGAGTCTCTTATGCACCGCCCGAACCGTGACGCGCCGGGCTGGGGCGGGGCTGGCGAGCCGAGCGGTCAGGTCCACTGCGCCGGCAAGGGAGGGGGAGCGGCGCGGCTGGGCCTTGCGCCTGCGCGGTGAAGGGGACAGTTCGGCCGCCCGCCGCCACCACTGCGCTAGCTTGTGGGGTAGTGCGTGAGCCGCAAACTAGT
This is a stretch of genomic DNA from Ictidomys tridecemlineatus isolate mIctTri1 chromosome 2, mIctTri1.hap1, whole genome shotgun sequence. It encodes these proteins:
- the Prdx2 gene encoding peroxiredoxin-2 gives rise to the protein MASGNAHIGKPAPDFTATAVVDGAFKEVKLSDYRGKYVVLFFYPLDFTFVCPTEIIAFSEHAEDFRKLGCEVLGVSVDSQFTHLAWINTPRKEGGLGPLNIPLLADVTRSLSHNYGVLKSDEGIAYRGLFIIDGKGVLRQITVNDLPVGRSVDEALRLVQAFQYTDEHGEVCPAGWKPGSDTIKPNVDDSKEYFSKHN